Proteins encoded together in one Triticum dicoccoides isolate Atlit2015 ecotype Zavitan chromosome 7B, WEW_v2.0, whole genome shotgun sequence window:
- the LOC119341623 gene encoding probable glutathione S-transferase GSTU6 → MAGEGDLQLLGGSVSPFTLRVRMALHVKGVSYEYLEQDLVNKSDLLLASNPVHKKVPVLIHGGKPICESVAIVQYVDEVWVGAGVPPLLPTGPYDRAVARFWAAYVDDKLFPAWLAILRAATEEDRAQKLAARLVVLAPMEEAFSACSPFSSGGDSIGYFDLALGCQLFWFDALREMFGVTVIDEGRTPRFAAWAERFLETEAAKTVKPPMSSMLEFAGLLRARWATADTAAAK, encoded by the coding sequence ATGGCTGGTGAAGGAGATCTGCAGCTACTGGGCGGGTCGGTGAGTCCGTTCACGCTCCGCGTACGCATGGCGCTGCACGTCAAGGGCGTGAGCTACGAGTACCTCGAGCAGGACCTGGTGAACAAGAGCGACCTCCTCCTCGCGTCCAACCCGGTGCACAAGAAGGTCCCGGTGCTTATCCACGGCGGTAAGCCCATCTGCGAGTCCGTCGCCATCGTGCAGTACGTCGACGAGGTCTGGGTGGGGGCGGGCGTCCCCCCGCTCCTCCCCACCGGCCCCTACGACCGTGCCGTCGCTCGCTTCTGGGCCGCCTACGTCGACGACAAGCTGTTCCCTGCGTGGCTAGCCATCCTGCGCGCGGCCACGGAGGAGGACAGAGCGCAAAAGCTCGCCGCCAGGCTCGTGGTGCTCGCGCCCATGGAGGAGGCCTTCTCCGCCTGCTCGCCCTTCTCCTCCGGCGGCGACTCCATCGGGTACTTCGACCTCGCGCTCGGGTGCCAGCTCTTCTGGTTCGACGCGCTGAGGGAGATgttcggcgtgacggtcatcgacgAGGGCAGGACCCCGCGCTTCGCCGCGTGGGCTGAGAGGTTCCTGGAGACGGAGGCGGCCAAGACGGTGAAGCCGCCCATGAGCAGCATGCTGGAGTTCGCCGGGCTGCTGCGGGCTCGCTGGGCTACTGCTGATACCGCGGCCGCCAAGTAG